DNA sequence from the Corynebacterium yudongzhengii genome:
CGAGGGCCTTCTCTCCGCGCTCCCTGTTCGTGCTCACGCTGAGCTCCACCTCATTTGGTCGTCGACGGTTTATTTGAGCGCATTACAGCTTAACCGGAAAAGAAATCGTGGCGTAAAGCCCCGCCGCATACCTATGGTGGCGTACATGGCTAACGTAACGTTTCAGAATGAACCGACCACCACCTCCGGCGAGCTGCCCGCCAAGGGCGATCAGCTGCCTGACTTCGAGCTCGTCGGCGCCGACCTGTCGCCGGTGACCCCGGCGGACTTCGCGGGCAAGAAGCTCGTCGTGAACATCTTCCCGTCTTTGGATACCGGCGTGTGCGCCAACTCGGTGCGCCGCTTCAACGACCTGGCGAAGGAACACGAGGACACCGTCGTCATCAACGTCTCCCGTGACCTGCCCTTCGCCCAGGCCCGCTTCTTCGAGGACAATAACATCGACACCGTCGCCGGCTCCGCCTTCCGCTCCAGCTTCGGCGAGGACTACGGCGTCGAGCTCGAGGGTTCCCCGCTGCAGGGCCTGCTCTCGCGCAGCGTCGTCGTCACCGATGCTGACCACAAGGTCGTCTACACCGAGCTGGTCGAGGAGATCGGCAACGAGCCGGACTACGAGAGCGCCGCAGCCGCGCTGAAGTAGTATCGGCTCCTATGAAACTGTCCGGATTCGCCGCAGGTCCCTACCAGACCAACACCTACTTCCTCACCACCGAGACCCATGCGGTGGTGGTGGACCCGGGGATGCACACGGCGGACCGGACAGTTGACTTTTTGGCCGAGCACAACTTGGAACTGGATGCGGTCGTGCTCACCCACGGCCACATCGACCACACCCGCGATGCCGGCACGATCACCCGGCGTTTCGGGGTGCCGGCCTACATCCACGCCGCGGATGAGTTCATGCTTATCGACGGTCGCGGCGTCTCCCCACAGTCCCGCATCGTCTTCGATGCCGACAACATGACCCCGATCGACGAGGTGCGGCACTTAGAAGACGGCGATACGCTCACCCTTTTGGGCGAAGAGTTCACCATCCGCCACGCCCCGGGCCATTCGCCGGGTTCGACTCTTTTGGTCCACGAGGATTTCGCGCTCGTCGGCGACGTCATCTTCCGCGGCTCCATCGGGCGTACGGACCTGCCGCAGTCCGATCCGGACGCCATGGAGGCCACTCTGGCCGGTCCCGTCTGGGAGTTAGAGGACGCTACCTTGCTGCTGCCCGGCCACGGCCCGACGACCACGATGCGCGCCGAGCGCACCACCAACCCCTTCCTCACACAGCTTAAGCGGTGACTAAGCTGTGAGGTCGTGAGCGATAAGCAGAAGTTTCAGCCCCTACACGCCCCCAAGGGAATCCCGGACTACGTCCCGCCGCAGTCGGCGACCTTCCTCGCCGTGCGCGACGAGTTCGTCCGCCAGACCCATCTCGCCGGCTACCAGCACATCGAGCTGCCCATCTTCGAGGACACCGGCCTGTTCGCGCGGGGAGTGGGCGAGTCCACGGACGTCGTCAGCAAGGAGATGTACACCTTCGCCGACCGCGGCGATCGCTCCGTGACCCTGCGCCCGGAGGGCACCGCCGGGGTGATGCGCTCGGTGATTCAGCACCACTTAGACCGCGGCCAGCTGCCCATCAAGCTCAACTACTACGGCCCGTTCTTCCGTTATGAGCGCCCGCAGGCCGGGCGCTACCGGCAGCTGCAGCAGGTGGGCGTCGAGGCCATCGGTGTCGATGACCCGGCGCTGGACGCCGAGGTCGTCGCCCTGGCGGATCGCTGCTACCGGGCCGTCGGACTGCGGGATTTCCGCCTGGAGCTCACGAGCCTCGGTGACAACACCTGCCGCCCGGCTTACCGCGAGAAGCTGCAGGAGTTCTTGTTCAAACTCCCGCTCGACGAGGAGACCCGCCACCGCGCCGAGATCAACCCGCTGCGCGTGCTCGACGACAAGCGCCCCGAGGTCCAAGAGATGACCGCCGAGGCGCCGCTCATGCTCGATCACCTCTCGGATTCGGCGCGCGAGCACTTCGAGACGGTCCGCGGCCTGCTCGACGACATGGGCGTGACCTACACGATCAACCCCCGCATGGTCCGCGGCCTCGACTACTACACCAAGACCACCTTCGAGTTCGTCCACGACGGCCTCGGCGCCCAGTCGGGCATCGGCGGCGGCGGGCGTTATGACGGCCTCATGGCCCAGCTCGGAGGCCAGGAGCTCTCGGGCATCGGCTACGGGCTCGGCATCGACCGCACCGTGCTCGCCCTCGAGGCCGAAGGCGTCCAGATCGACGGCGCCGAGCGGCGCGTCGACGTCTACGGAATTCCCCTCGGCGCGGAGGCGAAGCGTCGCATGGCGGTGCTTATCGACGAGCTGCGTGCCGCCGGCATCGCCGCCGACATGGCCTACGGTGACCGCGGGCTCAAGGGGGCGATGAAGGGCGCGAACCGCGCCCAGGCCCGCTACGCGCTGGTGTTAGGCGATAGCGAGCTGGAAGCTGGCACCGTGGCCGTGAAAGACCTCGGTTCCCAGTCGCAGGAGTCGGTGGCGCTGGGAGAGGTCGTCGAGAAGCTGCGCTGACTTAGCACTCCGTCAAGGAGACCGGGAAGCCGAGGCGGGTGGCCAGCCCGCCGGTGGAGGTCTCCTTGTACTTGGTGTGCATATCCCGGCCGGTGGCGGCCATGGTGTGTACGGCGTCGTCGAGGCTGACGTGGTGTTCGCCGTCGCCGTTGAGGGCGAGGCGCGCACCGTTGACGGCCTTGACCCCGCCGATGGCGTTGCGCTCGATGCACGGGATCTGCACGAGCCCACCGACGGGATCGCAGGTCAGGCCCAGGTTGTGCTCGAGGGCGATCTCCGCGGCGTTGCCGATCTGCTCGGTGGTGCCGCCCAGGACCGAGCACAGGCCGGCGGCGGCCATCGCGGAGGCCGAGCCGACCTCGCCCTGGCAGCCGACCTCGGCGCCGGAGATCGACGCGTTTTCCTTGATGATGATGCCCACGGCCGCCGCGGTGAGCAGGAACTTCCGGGCGGTGTCGCAGTCGAAGTTGCCGATGAAGTCGCGGGCGTAGTGCATCACCGCGGGGATGATGCCGGCCGCGCCGTTGGTCGGGGCGGTGACGACCTTGCCGCCGGCGGCGTTTTCCTCGTTGACCGCTAGGGCGTAGAGATTGATCCAGTCCATGGCGGACAGGCCGTCGCTCTGGTCGGTGGCGTCGCGGTTTTTCAGGTTGTTGAGCAGATCCGGGGCGCGGCGGCGCACGTTGAGCCCGCCGGGCAGGGTGCCGGAGGCGGAAAAGCCGTTATCGACGCAGTCCTGCATGGCCTTCCAGACCTCGTCGAGGTGGTTCAAGGTGGTCCCGGAATCGCCATGGATGGCTTGTTCGTTCTCGAGCATCACCTCGGCGATGGTGCGCGAACCATGGGCGCAGATCCCCTGCAGCTGCTCCCAGGTGGTGAACTCGTGCGGGATGGATGCGCTGGTCTGGGCGGCCTCGGCCATGCCGTGGGGGCCGTCGCCGTCGATCTCTGCGCGGGTGACCACGAAGCCGCCGCCCACCGAGAAGTATTCGACGCCCGTGGCGAGCTCCGTGCCGCGAGCGTCCCAGGCGCTGAAGATCAGGCAGTTGGGGTGTTCCGGCACGGGCGTGGGATCGAAGACGAGCTCGTAGTCGATCTCGCCGGTGGGCCCGGAGATGTGTCCCTGCGCGTCGATTCTGTCGCCGAGGGCGGGGGTCACGTCCGTCGTGACGGTCGTCGGCGTCCAGCCGACGAGCCCCAGCAGCGTGGCCCGGTCGGTGCCGTGGCCGCGGCCCGTCGCGGCGAGGGAGCCGCGCAGCTCTACCCGCACTTTTGCCGGGTAGTCGGGGAGGGAGTCCAGAAACAGCGCGGCGGCGCGCATGGGGCCGACGGTGTGGGACGACGAAGGTCCGATTCCGATGCTGAACAGGTCAACAGCGCTGATAGTCATGGCACCACACTACTGGGGATTACCCCCGTAGCGTTTTAACAATTCGGTAAAAGGTGTGACATTTTCCTCGGGGTCGACGCCGGAGCTGCGGCGACGCGTGGTAACCTGGCCCTCGGCCGTCACGCCACCGAGCCCGCCGACCGAATCAGTGCCGGCGAGCATGCGGGAGGCGAGCTCCCCGGCGGCGCGGTGCACGCGGCGAGAGAACTCGTCGGAGGCGCTGCCGAAATCCTCGGTGGCGGCGAATAAGGAGGTGGGCATGACGTCGGCACGCAGATAGACCAGCAGCGGGCGCAGGGCGTGCTCTAGGGCCAGCGAGTGGCGGGCGGTGCCGGCGGTGGCGGCGATGATCGTCGGCATGCCGTTGAGCGCGTCGGTATCCAGGGCGTCGAAGAACATCTTGAACACGCCGGAGTAGCTGGCCTTGAAGATCGGGGTGACGGCGATGAGCCCGTCGGAGGCGGAGAGGTGTTCTTTGACCTCGTCGAGACGCGGCGAGGAGATGCCGGTGGACATGACCTGGGCGAGGTCGTTGATGAGCTCGGAGACCTCGAAGACCTCGACGGTGAGTGCCTCGCCGCGGGAGGTCACCGCCGCGGAGACGGAATCTGCGATCTTCTCGGCGACCTGACGGGTGCTCGACGGCGTCGATAAGCCAGCCGTGATGACGGTGAGGGTGCGCAACGCTACTCCTGAGTCTTACCGGGGTTGATGGAAAAGTGCCGGTGATCGCGGTGGCCGGCGAGCCACTGGTGGGTCGGCGGGTCCGAGGGCACGTGCCCCGGGCGGCGGGCCTCCATGCGGCGGCGCAGCTCGGGAACGATCTGGTGACCGAGGATCTCGATCTGGTGGAGCACCGTCTCCAGGGGCAGGCCGGCGTGGTCGATGAGGAAGAGCTGGCGCTGGTAGTCGCCCACCCAGTCCGCGAACTGCATGGTGCGCTCGATGACCTGCTCGACGGTGCCGACGGTCAGCG
Encoded proteins:
- the tpx gene encoding thiol peroxidase, with product MANVTFQNEPTTTSGELPAKGDQLPDFELVGADLSPVTPADFAGKKLVVNIFPSLDTGVCANSVRRFNDLAKEHEDTVVINVSRDLPFAQARFFEDNNIDTVAGSAFRSSFGEDYGVELEGSPLQGLLSRSVVVTDADHKVVYTELVEEIGNEPDYESAAAALK
- a CDS encoding MBL fold metallo-hydrolase, with translation MKLSGFAAGPYQTNTYFLTTETHAVVVDPGMHTADRTVDFLAEHNLELDAVVLTHGHIDHTRDAGTITRRFGVPAYIHAADEFMLIDGRGVSPQSRIVFDADNMTPIDEVRHLEDGDTLTLLGEEFTIRHAPGHSPGSTLLVHEDFALVGDVIFRGSIGRTDLPQSDPDAMEATLAGPVWELEDATLLLPGHGPTTTMRAERTTNPFLTQLKR
- the hisS gene encoding histidine--tRNA ligase, coding for MSDKQKFQPLHAPKGIPDYVPPQSATFLAVRDEFVRQTHLAGYQHIELPIFEDTGLFARGVGESTDVVSKEMYTFADRGDRSVTLRPEGTAGVMRSVIQHHLDRGQLPIKLNYYGPFFRYERPQAGRYRQLQQVGVEAIGVDDPALDAEVVALADRCYRAVGLRDFRLELTSLGDNTCRPAYREKLQEFLFKLPLDEETRHRAEINPLRVLDDKRPEVQEMTAEAPLMLDHLSDSAREHFETVRGLLDDMGVTYTINPRMVRGLDYYTKTTFEFVHDGLGAQSGIGGGGRYDGLMAQLGGQELSGIGYGLGIDRTVLALEAEGVQIDGAERRVDVYGIPLGAEAKRRMAVLIDELRAAGIAADMAYGDRGLKGAMKGANRAQARYALVLGDSELEAGTVAVKDLGSQSQESVALGEVVEKLR
- a CDS encoding L-serine ammonia-lyase, whose amino-acid sequence is MTISAVDLFSIGIGPSSSHTVGPMRAAALFLDSLPDYPAKVRVELRGSLAATGRGHGTDRATLLGLVGWTPTTVTTDVTPALGDRIDAQGHISGPTGEIDYELVFDPTPVPEHPNCLIFSAWDARGTELATGVEYFSVGGGFVVTRAEIDGDGPHGMAEAAQTSASIPHEFTTWEQLQGICAHGSRTIAEVMLENEQAIHGDSGTTLNHLDEVWKAMQDCVDNGFSASGTLPGGLNVRRRAPDLLNNLKNRDATDQSDGLSAMDWINLYALAVNEENAAGGKVVTAPTNGAAGIIPAVMHYARDFIGNFDCDTARKFLLTAAAVGIIIKENASISGAEVGCQGEVGSASAMAAAGLCSVLGGTTEQIGNAAEIALEHNLGLTCDPVGGLVQIPCIERNAIGGVKAVNGARLALNGDGEHHVSLDDAVHTMAATGRDMHTKYKETSTGGLATRLGFPVSLTEC
- a CDS encoding FMN reductase, with protein sequence MRTLTVITAGLSTPSSTRQVAEKIADSVSAAVTSRGEALTVEVFEVSELINDLAQVMSTGISSPRLDEVKEHLSASDGLIAVTPIFKASYSGVFKMFFDALDTDALNGMPTIIAATAGTARHSLALEHALRPLLVYLRADVMPTSLFAATEDFGSASDEFSRRVHRAAGELASRMLAGTDSVGGLGGVTAEGQVTTRRRSSGVDPEENVTPFTELLKRYGGNPQ